TAAGTTTATGAGAAAGATAGGGTTGCTGCCCAAACTGATTTTGGGTATAACAACAGGAGCAATAATTGGATATTTTTCCAATATGTACGATTATTATTTGATCGTAAGATTGCTAAGCACATTCAGTGGGATTTTTGGCAATTTTCTAGCCTTCATTGTCCCATTAATCATTATAGCCTTTGTTGCTCCCGGGATTGCCGATTTGGGAAAAAAAGCAGGAAAACTTCTTGGCATCACAGCGATAATCGCTTACGCGTCTTCAGTATTTGCTGGAATACTCGCATTCATCGCCGGAAAAGCGATTTTACCAAACTTCATTTCCGTAGTAGACTTCACTGAGCAAAACGGCAAGTCAATCGAGCCATTTTTCAATATCCAAATGGATCCTGTAATGGGCGTAATGTCCGCCTTAGTCACAGCATTTATTTTAGGTCTTGGCATGGCGCAAATCAAAGGAAAAGCCTTATTGGATGTTGCTAAAGATTTTCAAGAAATCATCATCAAGGTCGTAAAGAATGTACTCATTCCTTTTATTCCAATACATATCGCAGGAATTTTCGCCAAACTAGCCGCTAGTGGTGAAATCGTTGATATTATTTCATCCTTCTCTGTCATTTATGGAGCTATTATATTGCTACAGCTTGTATATATAGCTATTCAATACCTAATTGCGGGATCTCTAAGCAGAAAGAATCCATTAACTTCATTCAGAAATATGCTTCCCGCCTATTTCACAGCATTAGGCACACAATCTTCAGCGGCTACTATACCTGTCACTCTTCAACAAGTTGAAAAAAACGGCATCAAGAAAGATGTAGCTGACTTTGTTGTCCCTCTTTGCGCAACAATACACCTAGCAGGTGACACAATAACACTTGTCATATCTTCTATGGCGATTATGATGATGAGCGGAACTATTCCAGAACTCAGCATGATACTTCCTTTCATTTTAATGTTAGGTATCACGATGGTCGCCGCGCCTGGTATCCCTGGAGGTGGGGTTATGGCCGCTTTAGGTTTATTAGAGAGTATGTTAGGCTTTGGAAGTCACCAAATCGGACTAATGATCGCCATACACTTCGCACAGGACAGCTTCGGCACAGCGACCAATGTCACAGGAGACGGAGCAATAGCAATGGTCATCGACAAAGTCTCTGATGAGAAAACAATTATTCCAGAAGAAATAGAAGCATCAGCATAAAAAAAGCGACTTAATGTCGCTTTTTATTTTTAACCTTGTATTCTATAAATTATTCAAAAATACTGTTCAACAAGCCTGCAAGCCTGACTCCGCCACTAAGCAACCTCTCTTCTACTGTTCCAATATTTTTATAATTGTATTCATAGCCTAGCTTTTCTCCTTCAAAATCATAAATCTGATCTCTTAAAGCCACACCTTCATTCAACCAGTCCAAAGGTGTTGAGTTTTGCAGTTTCACAACATCTTCTTTACCTATACGATTTAAAATATTTGAATATTCTGTATAGCTGTAACCTTGCAAATCAATCAATCCACTATCCCAAACTCTATGCAGATTAGATGACTTGTACATCCATTTCACTTTTACTTTATTTCCTCCAAGGTCATCCTTTCTTCCTGCATGCAATGGCTGATGCAAGTCTCCAACCAAGTGAGTCAAAACTTTCAACGCGAATACTTTTTCTTCTTTAGTGCTTGAAGGAGATTTTAATAATTCAACATGGTCGTCAATCGCCTTGATTATATCCCCACAAGGGTTTTTCTCAGAATTTTCATAAGTCACTCCATCAGGCAAATTGACATAGTGCCAACAATGCGTGTGGTCATACGAATCGTCGGATTTCACAAAATCCATCCAATTTGATATCTCAGCAAGTGTTTCATCGCCAAGAATTTTCTTAATACTTTTTTCGGCTTTTTTACTCAAATGATTTTGAGCGATTTCTCCAACTACTCTGTGTCCCGTAGTTCCCCAGGAATACGCTGTAAAGCTTACAACGCAAAGAAACATTACGGCAATTAACTTTCTCATCGATCGTGTAAATGTTCGTTATTTAATCTATTTAGTCCAAAATCTGATTTGTCAGAATTCTCCAAAAAGAACGACAAAGCGAAGGATAATATTATAAATAACTCTCTATTAGAAAAAGAGAATCGAATTAAGAAAATGTTGCTAGAAGTTTAAGATATGAATAGTTTAAAAAAGTAGAGAGTGAGGGATTCGAACCCCCGGTACCTCGCGGTACAATGGTTTTCAAGACCACCGCATTCGACCACTCTGCCAACTCTCTGGGTCCAAAGCCTTATAATATTTCAAGTGTAGAGAGTGAGGGATTCGAACCCCCGGTACCTCGCGGTACAATGGTTTTCAAGACCACCGCATTCGACCACTCTGCCAACTCTCTGAGTCTATAAGGCTTTAAATATTTTCAAGATGTAGAGAGTGAGGGATTCGAACCCCCGGTACCTCGCGGTACAATGGTTTTCAAGACCACCGCATTCGACCACTCTGCCAACTCTCTGTTTTCTTAAGGGACTGCAAATGTAGGAGTCCTTTTTTAAATCTCAAAACATTTGCAGATTATTTTTAAAGATTATTTTCCTCCTCAGAAGCTTCCACGTTGAAATTTTGCATAAACCTCTCTATTACAGACTCAGGAGCTTTCATTGGCCTTCCTGTTTCCATATCAACAAATACCAAGGTACTAAAACCTTTGTTTATCAAAATATTCTCCTCTCTGTACAGCTCATATTCAAATCTTATTTTGATCCCGGGAAGCTCTTTCAATATAACTTTGATAAGCAATACATCGTCGTATTTGGCAGGCTTGATATACTTTGAGTAATTTTCCAATACTGGAAGCATAACTCCATTATCTTCTAACTCCTTATAGCTTATTCCAAGAGATCTCAAAGCTTCCGTTCTAGCAATATCATAGTACATGGCATAATTGCCATAATACACATAGCTCATTTGATCGGTTTCAGCATACCTTACTCTCAAGTGATGGTCATATACAAACATATCAACACAATTATATTTTCAATTAGACTAAATTCACTCCTAGAGAAAGTGAAAATTTAAAGATAGCATGCAAAAGGCATGAAAGCCAAATGAAGAATATGATTTTACAAAAGTCACCGCGCTTTCTTTTACTATCAATAGGGATCAAGCAATGATTTTGGCTCAAAAACCAGCTTTTCCTAAGAATTCACGATATTTTTTATAGAATTCTAAAATTTTACTGTTTAATAGCGATCATTTTTTATTGTATTATCTGTAAAATATAACTAGTTTTGTCCTGCAAGTAAGAAACAGGAAACCTAGATTTTATTTGCTATGTCACTGGACAATTCAAAATTTCTTTTCGAAGCACTCACATACGATGATGTGCTATTAGTGCCTTCATATTCAGAGGTTCTTCCTCGCGAGACGAGCACAAAATCTTATCTAACAAGAAACATCACTCTTAATTTGCCATTAGTATCCGCCGCTATGGATACAGTTACCGAAGCCGAATTGGCTATTTCCATGGCATTGCTTGGAGGTATTGGAATTATCCACAAAAACATGAGCATAGAGGCCCAAGCCAAGCAAGTGCGCAAGGTAAAAAGGTCTCAAAGCGGAATGATCCTCGATCCAGTAACATTACTAATCGACTCTAAAGTAAAGGATGCCTTAGCCTTGATGAGAGAATACAAAATTGGAGGTATTCCTGTTGTCAATGAAGCAAACAAACTTCAAGGTATCGTTACCAATCGTGACTTGAGATTTGTTAAAGACATCAATTTGCCAGTAGTAGATGTAATGACTACAGAGAATCTTATCACATCTCATGTAGGCATTACTTTGGAAGAAGCTGAAGAAATTCTTCAAGAGCATAAAATAGAAAAATTGCCTATCATTGACGAAGAAAGCACTCTTAAAGGCCTTGTAACATACAAAGACATTCTAAAGAAAAAAGACAAGCCAAACGCTAGCAAAGACGAGTTCGGAAGATTGCGTGTAGGAGCTGCTGTAGGTGTGACTGCTGACTTGATGGAGAGAGTTGAAGCGCTAAAAAAAGCTGGCGTGGACGTAATCTCAGTTGACACTGCTCACGGACACTCCAAAGGGGTTATCGATGCGCTAAAAAGCGTAAAAGCGAAATTCCCTGACTTGGACGTGATTGTAGGTAATATTGCTACAGGAGCCGCAGCAAAAGCTTTGGTGGATGCAGGAGCTGACGCGGTAAAAGTAGGCGTAGGGCCAGGTAGTATCTGTACTACACGTGTAATCGCAGGTGTTGGAATGCCTCAGCTTTCGGCTGTGGTGGAGTGCGCTGACGCGATCAAAGGTTCAGGTGTTCCTGTAATCGCTGACGGTGGCGTTAGATTTTCTGGTGATATCTGCAAAGCCATCGCTGGCGGAGCACATACTGTCATGATCGGTTCTATGCTGGCGGGTACGGAAGAAGCTCCTGGCGAGATGATCATTTACGAAGGTCGTAAATTCAAAACGTATAGAGGAATGGGATCTTTGGAGGCAATGGAAAAAGGCTCTAAAGATAGATATTTCCAAGATGCTGAAGACGACGTTAAAAAACTTGTTCCAGAAGGCATCTCAGGAAGAGTTCCTTACAAAGGTCGCGTAGAAGAAGTTCTTTACCAATTGGAAGGAGGACTTAAAGCTGGTATGGGATACTGCGGATCGCAAACAATCCCTGCATTGCAAGAAGCCAAATTTGTAAAAATCACTAGCGCGGGATTCTTGGAAAGTCATCCACATGATGTTACTATCACAAGAGAAGCGCCTAACTACTCAAGATAATCAGTAGATCCAAAATATAATTGCATATCAAAAGCCGCCTAAAAAGCGGCTTTTGTGTTTCATATTCCTAATAATCTGAGTAGATTTTGAATATTTTTGATTCATATTCGAAATATGAGCTCAAATTTGCTAGATTTGCTTTGATTTTTTAAGATGATTGAACGCTTATGCTATCCGAAAAATATTTGATTAGGTTCAGTGCAATAATGGGCAGTACTGCCTGGATGGCTATGCTTTTCTCTGATTTATTAATCGTATTTAGCAATAAGACAAACGCCCACTCCGGCATCAGCGATCAATTGCCTAATGCTTTTCTAGCCTTCTTCATATTCTTTGTTTATTTATTCTTCAGATTCAATATCAATAGAGTTGAAGGCATCAATATTATAGATTTGCTATGGCGCGTATTTGTCACTGGTCTCACATCGACTGTCGCCTCTTTGCTTATTAAAGCATTCATGTTCTTCTTGGGCAATTCAATACTCTCCAACAACGAACTGTTCCTGACCTTTCTATATTACACCAATATTGGTTTTATTATAATATTCCAGATAAGCACTTTTATCGTCTGGAAAAAGCTTATTCTTTACCAAAAAACTAAAAAGTTAATACGGCTTTGGTATTTTTTCGAATACAGTTTATTCATAAGCTTATTCTTAGTGTTTATCAAATGGATAGAGTTCTCTCCTATTTTTTATCTATTGATTACGGCCCTTTTTATTGTTGCATTAGTACTGTCAGCTAATTTAAAATGGGTTGCTTATTTGGATTACAAACAAAAATGGAGAGGGATATTGCTGATACTTTTAATTATTATCTATCAGCTCTATTTCTTCGTTTACATGATTGATTTAGGTGCGGATTACGAAACATTCATGCATGTCACTATTTTCGGCAATGTAGGCCTTGTTACCTTATCTTCATTTACTTTTATTTACGCGCTTTTTGCCTTGCTAGTAATCCTATTCAACCTGCCTACGACTTCTGTTTTCGAGCAAAAACTAGCCGAGGTTGTCAATTTCAACAGGTTAAGCCAAACAAGAAACGCAGGCAAAAACGAAGAGGAAATCTACGATATTCTGCTTGACAGCTCTGTATCGGCAGTCTTGGCTGCCGCTGCTTGGATTGAAACTTATGATGAAGATGGCGCACTTAACAAGATCTTCACCTATGAAATCAACGCGCCTGAAATCACAGATTTGCAGAATAAATTCGATAAGGAA
The Aureibacter tunicatorum DNA segment above includes these coding regions:
- a CDS encoding S1/P1 nuclease, with the protein product MRKLIAVMFLCVVSFTAYSWGTTGHRVVGEIAQNHLSKKAEKSIKKILGDETLAEISNWMDFVKSDDSYDHTHCWHYVNLPDGVTYENSEKNPCGDIIKAIDDHVELLKSPSSTKEEKVFALKVLTHLVGDLHQPLHAGRKDDLGGNKVKVKWMYKSSNLHRVWDSGLIDLQGYSYTEYSNILNRIGKEDVVKLQNSTPLDWLNEGVALRDQIYDFEGEKLGYEYNYKNIGTVEERLLSGGVRLAGLLNSIFE
- a CDS encoding dicarboxylate/amino acid:cation symporter, with protein sequence MRKIGLLPKLILGITTGAIIGYFSNMYDYYLIVRLLSTFSGIFGNFLAFIVPLIIIAFVAPGIADLGKKAGKLLGITAIIAYASSVFAGILAFIAGKAILPNFISVVDFTEQNGKSIEPFFNIQMDPVMGVMSALVTAFILGLGMAQIKGKALLDVAKDFQEIIIKVVKNVLIPFIPIHIAGIFAKLAASGEIVDIISSFSVIYGAIILLQLVYIAIQYLIAGSLSRKNPLTSFRNMLPAYFTALGTQSSAATIPVTLQQVEKNGIKKDVADFVVPLCATIHLAGDTITLVISSMAIMMMSGTIPELSMILPFILMLGITMVAAPGIPGGGVMAALGLLESMLGFGSHQIGLMIAIHFAQDSFGTATNVTGDGAIAMVIDKVSDEKTIIPEEIEASA
- the guaB gene encoding IMP dehydrogenase, with translation MSLDNSKFLFEALTYDDVLLVPSYSEVLPRETSTKSYLTRNITLNLPLVSAAMDTVTEAELAISMALLGGIGIIHKNMSIEAQAKQVRKVKRSQSGMILDPVTLLIDSKVKDALALMREYKIGGIPVVNEANKLQGIVTNRDLRFVKDINLPVVDVMTTENLITSHVGITLEEAEEILQEHKIEKLPIIDEESTLKGLVTYKDILKKKDKPNASKDEFGRLRVGAAVGVTADLMERVEALKKAGVDVISVDTAHGHSKGVIDALKSVKAKFPDLDVIVGNIATGAAAKALVDAGADAVKVGVGPGSICTTRVIAGVGMPQLSAVVECADAIKGSGVPVIADGGVRFSGDICKAIAGGAHTVMIGSMLAGTEEAPGEMIIYEGRKFKTYRGMGSLEAMEKGSKDRYFQDAEDDVKKLVPEGISGRVPYKGRVEEVLYQLEGGLKAGMGYCGSQTIPALQEAKFVKITSAGFLESHPHDVTITREAPNYSR
- a CDS encoding thioesterase family protein; its protein translation is MFVYDHHLRVRYAETDQMSYVYYGNYAMYYDIARTEALRSLGISYKELEDNGVMLPVLENYSKYIKPAKYDDVLLIKVILKELPGIKIRFEYELYREENILINKGFSTLVFVDMETGRPMKAPESVIERFMQNFNVEASEEENNL
- a CDS encoding SpoIIE family protein phosphatase, translated to MGSTAWMAMLFSDLLIVFSNKTNAHSGISDQLPNAFLAFFIFFVYLFFRFNINRVEGINIIDLLWRVFVTGLTSTVASLLIKAFMFFLGNSILSNNELFLTFLYYTNIGFIIIFQISTFIVWKKLILYQKTKKLIRLWYFFEYSLFISLFLVFIKWIEFSPIFYLLITALFIVALVLSANLKWVAYLDYKQKWRGILLILLIIIYQLYFFVYMIDLGADYETFMHVTIFGNVGLVTLSSFTFIYALFALLVILFNLPTTSVFEQKLAEVVNFNRLSQTRNAGKNEEEIYDILLDSSVSAVLAAAAWIETYDEDGALNKIFTYEINAPEITDLQNKFDKEGIQDLFSSSPSSLKPNRYMASIDHHTFKSLLVYPVVMQQQHIATLYLIKDVSDGFNREMLDIVKAFADQASISVENYRLIHEAIANERYKEELKIAKRVHDSLLPTKLVDNDKLTIKAYSKAAADVGGDYYDTFQISDNKWALIIGDVSGKGTSAAFHMAEMKGVFQSLAQLDMCPKDFMNNANKALSRCLDRASFITASYYVIDTESNTISFSRAGHCPTLYYDSQEKSARYYESKGMGLGILRNSMYEDFVYVNTVSYSAGDMLYLYTDGLTEAKNNTEEFGYERLKDSFEKHVNEDLQDILHNVVMDVHDFCGAQMPDDDYTAILVKFH